In Hydractinia symbiolongicarpus strain clone_291-10 chromosome 4, HSymV2.1, whole genome shotgun sequence, the following proteins share a genomic window:
- the LOC130640774 gene encoding bcl-2-related ovarian killer protein-like, producing the protein MNESLKDWGVLAYHYTLVRLKGAMNSSCKKDQNVTRDSVIQDAKTLCSEYIDDRLIRSGLNLKQRKITPASSLTRDEDMVSRSINLSTKSSERQVSSEAIQMLTEKRFASGGCALTIDDLSKVLLYIGEVLEFRHASVYTDVLQQLNIRSLGEVNLRRVYMNVGKEIFAKGVDWAKVVSLFAFAGALAVDCVLCGSSVYIPRIKNWSVEYVENELTDWIVEQGGWIGLFDYFTAQQKTSRTSSYLIWTSSAIVLLVSVVLAATLAINFRTP; encoded by the exons ATGAATGAGAGTCTTAAAGACTGGGGAGTTTTAGCTTATCATTATACACTGGTACGTTTAAAAGGTGCAATGAATTCTTCGTGTAAGAAAGATCAAAATGTAACAAGAGATAGTGTTATACAGGATGCAAAAACGTTATGTTCTGAGTACATTGACGATCGCCTTATCAGGTCAGGACTAAATTTAAAGCAAAGGAAAATAACTCCCGCTTCATCATTAACGAGAGACGAGGACATGGTAAGTCGTAGTATAAATTTATCAACGAAGTCCTCCGAAAGACAGGTATCTTCAGAAGCTATTCAAATGTTGACTGAAAAACGTTTCGCTTCCGGAGGATGCGCTTTAACAATTGATGATTTATCAAAAGTTCTTCTTTACATTGGCGAAGTATTGGAGTTTCGACATGCCAGTGTGTATACAGATGTTCTACAACAATTAAATATTCGATCTCTTGGAGAAGTAAATTTACGTCGGGTTTATATGAATGTCggaaaagaaatttttgcgaaagGAGTAGATTGGGCTAAAGTGGTCTCCTTATTTGCATTTGCTGGTGCATTGGCTGTAGATTGTGTTTTATGTGGCTCTTCTGTTTACATTCCGCGAATTAAAAACTGGTCTGTGGAATATGTGGAAAACGAATTAACAGACTGGATAGTGGAACAGGGAGGTTGG ATTGGACTGTTTGATTACTTCACAGCACAGCAGAAAACATCCAGAACATCGAGTTACTTAATCTGGACATCGTCAGCCATCGTGTTACTCGTTAGTGTCGTCTTGGCTGCTACGCTAGCTATCAattttagaacgccgtaa